The Collimonas sp. PA-H2 genome contains a region encoding:
- a CDS encoding MFS transporter → MSEEVRLDRASLPLSESAVTFHIVSTAFFTFICYLAIGIPLAVLPGYVHIDLGYSSVLAGLAISMQYLATLLSRPLAGRMADSVGPKTAVLRGLIGCSISGVFLLIAAFFTHMPALSLAILLSGRLVLGCGESMVGTGAITWGIGRVGAQHTARMISWNGIATYGALAIGAPLGVVIAHAWGLAAVGVTVTVLSVAGFLLARMKAATAVVRGEHLPFGRVLRKVFPHGMGLALGSIGFGSIATFITLFYASHQWPNAAFALTLFGTFFVGARLLFAHTISRFGGFRVSIVCFSIEAFGLLLLWQAGSPFFALCGAALTGLGFALIFPALGVEAVNLVPANNRGSALGAYSVFLDLALGVTGPLAGLIVSEFGYAEVYLFAAAASLAAVALTVSMYRRSQAAAS, encoded by the coding sequence ATGTCAGAAGAAGTCCGTCTCGACCGCGCCAGCCTGCCGCTGTCCGAGAGCGCAGTAACATTCCACATCGTTTCCACCGCTTTTTTTACATTTATTTGCTACTTGGCAATAGGCATTCCACTGGCGGTGCTGCCAGGCTATGTCCACATCGACCTCGGCTACAGCTCGGTGCTGGCGGGACTGGCGATCAGCATGCAGTATCTGGCGACCCTGCTGAGCCGGCCGCTGGCCGGACGCATGGCCGACTCGGTCGGGCCCAAGACCGCGGTCCTGCGCGGCTTGATCGGCTGCAGCATCAGCGGCGTGTTCCTGCTGATCGCGGCATTCTTTACCCATATGCCGGCGCTGAGCCTGGCGATCCTGCTGAGCGGCCGCCTGGTGCTGGGCTGCGGCGAGAGCATGGTCGGCACCGGCGCCATTACCTGGGGCATAGGACGGGTGGGCGCGCAGCACACGGCCCGCATGATTTCCTGGAATGGTATCGCTACCTACGGCGCGCTGGCCATCGGCGCCCCGCTCGGCGTGGTGATTGCCCACGCCTGGGGCTTGGCGGCGGTGGGCGTCACCGTCACCGTGCTGTCGGTCGCAGGCTTCTTGCTGGCACGCATGAAAGCGGCGACCGCGGTGGTGCGCGGCGAGCATTTGCCGTTCGGACGGGTATTGCGCAAGGTTTTCCCGCATGGCATGGGGCTAGCCCTGGGTTCGATCGGCTTCGGTTCCATCGCCACCTTCATCACCTTGTTCTATGCCAGCCACCAATGGCCGAACGCGGCTTTTGCGCTGACCTTGTTCGGCACTTTCTTCGTCGGCGCGCGGCTGCTGTTCGCCCATACCATCTCGCGCTTCGGCGGCTTCCGTGTTTCGATTGTCTGTTTTTCGATAGAAGCCTTTGGCCTGCTGTTGCTGTGGCAAGCCGGTTCGCCATTTTTTGCACTGTGTGGCGCGGCCCTGACCGGCCTCGGCTTTGCCTTGATATTTCCGGCGCTCGGCGTCGAAGCGGTGAACCTGGTGCCGGCCAACAACCGCGGCAGCGCGCTCGGCGCCTACTCGGTGTTCCTGGACCTGGCGCTGGGCGTCACCGGCCCATTGGCAGGCTTGATCGTGAGCGAATTCGGCTATGCCGAGGTGTATTTGTTTGCCGCCGCGGCATCGCTCGCCGCAGTGGCGCTGACGGTCAGCATGTATCGCCGCTCGCAGGCCGCCGCCAGCTAA